The following are from one region of the Gryllotalpicola protaetiae genome:
- the hrcA gene encoding heat-inducible transcriptional repressor HrcA, producing the protein MVSERGLAVLRAIVQDYVSTREPVGSKSIVDKHRFGVSAATIRNDMALLEDEELIAAPHTSSGRVPTDKGYRVFVDQLTDVRPLTSAQRHAVEIFLGASVDIDDVLARTVRALAQLTHQVALIQYPSVSRARIQHLEFVALAPRRVLAVLIADTGVVEQRVVELAVDHDDAVLRTLRDAANDTLAGMPMADAATALPALAERFPDASRPLVTELLASVAGIIGSTRQERLIMAGTANLVRTEHDFTGSIYPIMEAIEEQVELLKLFGEMAAEQHGVVGNRDVSVSIGRENEPFGLAETSVLTTGYGTAGGAIARLGVLGPTRMDYSTNMAAVRAVARYLSRALGDQA; encoded by the coding sequence ATGGTTTCTGAACGTGGACTCGCGGTGCTCCGCGCCATCGTGCAGGACTACGTCTCGACGCGCGAGCCGGTCGGCTCGAAGAGCATCGTCGACAAGCACCGCTTCGGGGTCTCGGCCGCGACGATCCGCAACGACATGGCCCTGCTCGAAGACGAAGAGCTGATCGCGGCGCCCCACACCTCGTCCGGCCGTGTGCCGACCGACAAGGGCTATCGGGTGTTCGTCGACCAGCTGACCGACGTGCGGCCGCTCACCTCGGCGCAGCGCCACGCGGTCGAGATCTTCCTCGGGGCCTCGGTCGACATCGACGATGTGCTCGCGCGCACGGTGCGCGCCCTTGCGCAACTGACCCACCAGGTCGCCCTCATCCAGTACCCGTCGGTGTCTCGCGCTCGCATCCAGCATCTCGAGTTCGTGGCGCTCGCGCCCCGTCGCGTGCTCGCCGTGCTCATCGCCGACACCGGCGTCGTCGAGCAGCGAGTGGTCGAGCTCGCCGTCGATCACGACGACGCGGTGCTGCGCACCCTGCGTGACGCGGCCAACGACACGCTGGCGGGCATGCCCATGGCGGATGCCGCAACCGCGCTCCCCGCCCTCGCCGAGCGCTTCCCAGACGCCTCCCGGCCGCTCGTGACCGAGCTGCTCGCCTCGGTCGCCGGCATCATCGGCTCGACCAGGCAGGAGCGCCTGATCATGGCAGGCACCGCGAACCTGGTGCGCACCGAGCACGACTTCACCGGCAGCATCTACCCGATCATGGAGGCCATTGAAGAGCAGGTCGAGCTGCTCAAGCTCTTCGGCGAGATGGCAGCCGAGCAGCACGGTGTCGTCGGCAACCGCGACGTCAGCGTGTCGATCGGGCGCGAGAACGAGCCGTTCGGGCTCGCGGAGACGTCGGTGCTGACCACGGGCTACGGCACAGCGGGCGGCGCGATCGCGCGCCTCGGCGTGCTCGGCCCGACCCGCATGGACTATTCGACGAACATGGCCGCCGTGCGCGCCGTCGCCCGCTACCTGAGCCGTGCACTCGGCGACCAGGCCTGA
- the dnaJ gene encoding molecular chaperone DnaJ, with product MAADHYEVLGVEREASPDEIKKAYRRLARELHPDVNPSPEAAERFKLVTHAYDVLSDPKQREQYDLGPQAGPFGGGQGFGGFEDIFSTFFGGGGGSRGPKSRRERGQDALLRVEIDLADVIFGAHRDLDVDTAVLCDRCQGSCCEPGTHPVTCDICNGTGSIQRSVRSLLGNVMTSSPCGTCRGYGTIIATPCVTCQGQGRVRARKSIPVDIPAGVDTGLRLQLPGHGEAGPAGGANGDLYLEIKVKHDDVFSRDGDDLLATLEVSMADAILGTTTEFAGLDGQVDVDVHAGTQSAEIITVKNRGITHLRGNGRGDLRIGIQVVTPTKLGRGERELIERFAQQYKGDKPRLSQFQQGLFAKIRDRFLNL from the coding sequence GTGGCAGCAGACCACTATGAAGTCCTCGGCGTCGAGCGCGAGGCCAGCCCCGACGAGATCAAGAAGGCGTACCGCCGGCTCGCGCGCGAGCTGCATCCCGACGTGAATCCGAGCCCTGAAGCCGCTGAGCGGTTCAAGCTCGTCACGCACGCCTACGACGTGCTGTCGGACCCGAAACAGCGCGAGCAGTACGACCTCGGGCCCCAGGCGGGCCCGTTCGGCGGCGGCCAGGGCTTCGGGGGGTTCGAGGACATCTTCTCGACCTTCTTCGGCGGCGGGGGTGGCAGTCGAGGCCCGAAGTCGCGCCGCGAGCGCGGCCAGGACGCGTTGCTGCGCGTCGAGATCGATCTCGCCGACGTGATCTTCGGCGCGCATCGTGACCTCGACGTCGACACCGCCGTGCTCTGCGATCGCTGCCAGGGCTCGTGCTGTGAGCCGGGCACCCACCCGGTCACCTGCGACATCTGCAACGGCACCGGGTCGATCCAGCGCTCGGTGCGCTCGCTGCTCGGCAACGTCATGACCTCGAGCCCGTGCGGCACGTGCCGCGGCTACGGCACGATCATCGCGACGCCCTGCGTCACCTGCCAGGGCCAGGGCCGGGTGCGCGCCCGCAAGTCGATCCCGGTCGACATCCCCGCCGGAGTGGACACCGGCCTGCGCCTGCAGCTGCCGGGCCACGGCGAGGCCGGCCCCGCGGGCGGCGCAAACGGCGACCTCTACCTCGAGATCAAGGTCAAGCACGACGACGTCTTCAGCCGCGACGGCGACGACCTGCTCGCGACACTCGAGGTCTCGATGGCCGATGCGATCCTCGGGACGACGACCGAGTTCGCCGGCCTCGACGGCCAGGTCGACGTCGACGTGCACGCAGGCACCCAGAGCGCGGAGATCATCACCGTCAAGAACCGCGGCATCACGCACCTGCGCGGCAACGGCAGAGGTGACCTGCGCATCGGCATCCAGGTCGTCACACCCACCAAGCTGGGCCGAGGCGAGCGCGAGCTGATCGAGCGCTTCGCCCAGCAGTACAAGGGTGACAAGCCGCGCCTGTCCCAGTTCCAACAGGGGCTGTTCGCGAAGATCCGCGACCGGTTCTTGAACCTCTGA
- a CDS encoding DUF1990 family protein, producing MSAQRRGREGAPESPVTYGAIGGTQALDLLQYPPPGFKPMERSVRLGSGDERWETSKAALMSWGVQRGAGLKVTHVDLGTGEQYAGIRYSEDGTPVGMREAGGAEAVYNDEGEPLISNGMSAVLKTKVGPITVDAPVRVVYVIDDPKRVGFAYGTLQGHPQSGEEAFILEHRDDDSVWLTVRSFSRASSFGWRLLTPVASSVRKDITAKYLRALHPINAA from the coding sequence GTGAGCGCCCAGCGCCGCGGCCGCGAGGGGGCGCCGGAGTCCCCGGTGACCTACGGCGCGATCGGCGGCACGCAGGCGCTCGACCTGCTGCAGTACCCGCCGCCCGGCTTCAAGCCGATGGAGCGCAGCGTGCGCCTCGGCAGCGGCGACGAGCGCTGGGAGACCTCGAAGGCCGCCCTCATGTCGTGGGGCGTGCAGCGCGGCGCGGGCCTCAAGGTGACGCACGTCGACCTCGGCACGGGCGAGCAGTACGCCGGCATCCGCTACAGCGAAGACGGCACGCCGGTCGGCATGCGCGAGGCGGGCGGCGCCGAGGCGGTCTACAACGACGAGGGCGAGCCGCTCATCTCGAACGGCATGTCGGCCGTGCTCAAGACCAAGGTCGGCCCGATCACCGTCGACGCGCCGGTGCGCGTGGTCTACGTCATCGACGACCCGAAGCGCGTCGGCTTCGCCTACGGGACCTTGCAGGGGCACCCGCAGAGCGGCGAAGAGGCGTTCATCCTCGAGCACCGCGACGACGACTCCGTCTGGCTCACCGTGCGCAGCTTCTCGCGCGCCTCATCCTTCGGCTGGCGTCTGCTGACGCCCGTCGCGAGCAGTGTGCGCAAGGACATCACGGCGAAGTACCTGCGCGCGCTGCATCCGATCAATGCCGCCTAG
- the lepA gene encoding translation elongation factor 4, whose amino-acid sequence MSPRAQTALQPAATDPARIRNFCIIAHIDHGKSTLADRMLQLTGIVQDRDMRAQYLDRMDIERERGITIKSQAVRMPWERDGETFALNMIDTPGHVDFTYEVSRSLAACEGAILLVDAAQGIEAQTLANLYLALENDLEIIPVLNKIDLPAADPEKYAAELANLIGGSPDDVLRVSGKTGQGVDVLLDRVVERIPAPKGDASAPARAMIFDSVYDAYRGVVTYVRMVDGKLTPRQRIQMMSTRATHELLEIGVSSPEPTPTKGLGVGEVGYLITGVKDVRQSKVGDTVTDAVKPAKDALAGYTDPKPMVFSGLYPIDASDYPELREALDKLKLSDAALNYEPETSVALGFGFRCGFLGLLHLEIVTERLEREFGLDIITTAPSVIYEVTTEDKKTVTVTNPSEFPTGKIDTVREPMVRAAILAPKDYVGTIMDLCQSRRGALIGMDYLSEDRVEIKYTMPLGEIVFDFFDQLKSRTQGYASLDYEPAGEQEADLVKVDILLQGEQVDAFSAIVHREKAYAYGVLMTGRLKELIPRQQFEVPVQAAIGARIIARESIRAMRKDVLAKCYGGDITRKRKLLEKQKEGKKRMKMVGRVEVPQEAFIAALSGDTERKEKDK is encoded by the coding sequence ATGTCACCACGAGCCCAGACGGCCCTCCAGCCCGCAGCGACCGACCCGGCACGCATCCGCAATTTCTGCATCATCGCGCACATCGACCACGGCAAGTCGACCCTGGCCGATCGGATGCTGCAGCTGACCGGCATCGTGCAGGACCGGGACATGCGCGCGCAGTACCTCGACCGCATGGACATCGAGCGCGAGCGCGGCATCACGATCAAGAGCCAGGCGGTGCGGATGCCGTGGGAGCGCGACGGCGAGACCTTCGCGCTCAACATGATCGACACCCCTGGGCACGTCGACTTCACCTACGAGGTGTCCCGCTCGCTCGCCGCGTGCGAGGGCGCGATCCTGCTCGTCGACGCCGCGCAGGGCATCGAGGCGCAGACGCTCGCGAATCTGTACCTCGCGCTCGAGAACGACCTCGAGATCATCCCGGTGCTCAACAAGATCGATCTGCCTGCGGCCGACCCCGAGAAGTATGCTGCGGAGCTCGCGAATCTGATCGGCGGCAGCCCCGATGACGTGCTGCGCGTCTCGGGCAAGACCGGCCAGGGCGTCGACGTGCTGCTCGACCGGGTCGTCGAGCGCATCCCGGCGCCGAAGGGCGACGCATCCGCTCCCGCCCGCGCCATGATCTTCGACTCGGTCTACGACGCGTACCGCGGTGTCGTCACCTATGTGCGCATGGTCGACGGCAAGCTGACCCCTCGCCAGCGGATCCAGATGATGTCGACGCGCGCGACGCACGAGCTGCTCGAGATCGGCGTCTCATCGCCCGAGCCGACGCCCACCAAGGGGCTCGGCGTCGGCGAGGTCGGCTACCTGATCACCGGTGTGAAGGACGTGCGCCAGTCGAAGGTCGGCGACACCGTGACCGATGCGGTGAAACCGGCCAAGGACGCGCTCGCGGGCTACACCGACCCGAAGCCGATGGTGTTCTCCGGCCTGTACCCGATCGACGCGAGCGACTACCCCGAGCTGCGCGAGGCGCTCGACAAGCTGAAGCTGTCGGATGCCGCGCTGAACTACGAGCCCGAGACGTCGGTGGCCCTCGGCTTCGGGTTCCGCTGCGGTTTCCTCGGCCTGCTGCACCTCGAGATCGTGACGGAGCGCCTCGAGCGCGAGTTCGGCCTCGACATCATCACGACGGCCCCGAGCGTGATCTACGAGGTGACGACGGAGGACAAGAAGACCGTCACCGTCACGAACCCCTCCGAGTTCCCGACGGGGAAGATCGACACGGTTCGCGAGCCGATGGTGCGCGCCGCGATCCTCGCGCCGAAGGACTACGTCGGCACGATCATGGACCTCTGCCAGTCGCGCCGCGGTGCCCTGATCGGTATGGACTACCTCAGCGAGGACCGCGTCGAGATCAAGTACACGATGCCCCTCGGCGAGATCGTCTTCGACTTCTTCGACCAGCTGAAGAGCCGCACGCAGGGCTACGCGAGCCTCGACTACGAGCCCGCCGGCGAGCAGGAGGCCGACCTGGTGAAGGTCGACATCCTGCTGCAGGGCGAGCAGGTCGACGCGTTCAGCGCGATCGTGCATCGCGAGAAGGCGTACGCGTACGGCGTGCTCATGACCGGGCGCCTGAAGGAGCTCATCCCTCGCCAGCAGTTCGAAGTGCCTGTGCAGGCGGCCATCGGGGCACGTATCATCGCCCGCGAGTCGATCCGCGCGATGCGCAAGGACGTGCTCGCCAAGTGCTATGGCGGTGACATCACCCGCAAGCGCAAGCTGCTCGAGAAGCAGAAGGAGGGCAAGAAGCGCATGAAGATGGTCGGCCGCGTCGAGGTCCCGCAGGAAGCATTCATCGCCGCCCTATCCGGAGATACGGAGCGCAAGGAGAAGGACAAGTGA
- a CDS encoding histidine triad nucleotide-binding protein gives MSESPSVFSRIIAGEIPADVVYDSERVIAFKDIAPQAPVHLLVVPKTEEYANVGELAAGDPELLAEVVETAQRLADEHADGDFRLVFNTGPGAGQTVFHVHAHVLAGGLTEGSLV, from the coding sequence ATGAGCGAATCCCCGTCGGTCTTCTCGCGCATCATCGCGGGCGAGATCCCCGCAGACGTCGTCTACGACTCTGAGCGCGTGATCGCCTTCAAAGACATCGCGCCGCAGGCCCCCGTTCATCTGCTCGTCGTCCCGAAGACCGAGGAGTACGCGAACGTGGGCGAGCTTGCCGCGGGCGACCCCGAGCTGCTGGCCGAGGTCGTCGAGACGGCGCAACGGCTTGCAGACGAGCACGCCGACGGCGACTTCCGCCTCGTCTTCAACACCGGCCCCGGCGCCGGGCAGACCGTGTTCCACGTGCACGCGCACGTTCTCGCCGGCGGTCTCACGGAAGGATCCCTTGTCTGA
- a CDS encoding PhoH family protein, producing the protein MVRLLGPQDRLLSTLEKQYPAVQVHVRGNELTLAGDPEQVASARTLVEELIALVKNGHDLHPAEVSRGRQMVDAGLSPSAVLGESILQVRGKTIRPMTPGQADYVHAIDDNTIVFGIGPAGTGKTYLAMAKAVQALQRKEVDRIILSRPAIEAGERLGYLPGTLTDKIDPYLRPLYDALNEMLDPELVPKLLAAGTIEVAPLAYMRGRTLNSSFVVLDEAQNTTPEQMKMFLTRLGFGSRMVITGDVTQIDLPAGASGLRLVTRVLKDIDDIEFSYLTSADVVRHSLVGRIVDAYTEYDQKQQAQHFEREQARDFANRAERRAADPNLRPRRPKN; encoded by the coding sequence ATGGTCCGCCTGCTCGGGCCGCAGGACCGGCTGCTGAGCACGCTCGAGAAGCAGTATCCAGCCGTGCAGGTGCACGTGCGCGGCAACGAGCTCACCCTCGCAGGCGACCCCGAGCAGGTCGCGAGCGCGCGCACGCTCGTCGAAGAGCTCATCGCCCTCGTCAAGAACGGCCACGACCTGCACCCGGCCGAGGTGAGCCGCGGCCGCCAGATGGTCGACGCCGGCCTCAGCCCGAGCGCGGTGCTCGGCGAGTCGATCCTGCAGGTGCGGGGCAAGACGATCCGGCCGATGACGCCTGGGCAGGCCGACTACGTGCACGCGATCGACGACAACACCATCGTCTTCGGCATCGGCCCTGCGGGAACGGGCAAGACCTACCTCGCGATGGCGAAGGCCGTGCAGGCGCTGCAGCGCAAGGAGGTCGACCGGATCATCCTGTCGCGGCCCGCCATCGAGGCGGGGGAGCGGCTCGGCTACCTGCCGGGCACGCTGACCGACAAGATCGACCCGTACCTGCGCCCGCTCTACGACGCGCTCAACGAGATGCTGGATCCCGAGCTCGTGCCCAAGCTGCTCGCAGCGGGCACCATCGAGGTCGCGCCGCTCGCCTACATGCGCGGCCGCACACTCAACTCGTCGTTCGTCGTGCTCGACGAGGCGCAGAACACGACGCCGGAGCAGATGAAGATGTTCCTCACGCGCCTCGGGTTCGGCTCGCGCATGGTGATCACGGGGGATGTCACGCAGATCGACCTTCCCGCAGGCGCCTCCGGCCTGCGCCTCGTCACCCGCGTGCTGAAGGACATCGACGACATCGAGTTCTCATACCTGACGAGCGCAGACGTCGTGCGGCACAGCCTCGTCGGCCGCATCGTCGACGCGTACACCGAATACGACCAGAAGCAGCAGGCGCAGCATTTCGAGCGCGAGCAGGCGCGCGACTTCGCGAACCGTGCGGAGCGGCGCGCAGCCGACCCCAATCTCCGACCCCGCCGCCCCAAGAACTGA
- a CDS encoding DUF4870 domain-containing protein, which yields MSYTPPPLRADEERTWAILVHVIAGGLNLITGGLFAGLIGAIVVYVVFKDRGPFIRQHATTTLNFQITLVIAEIIGLILTLAIIGFFLLAAIWIVNIIFSILGALAANRGEPYYYPLAIRFFK from the coding sequence ATGTCGTACACGCCCCCGCCCCTGCGAGCCGACGAAGAGCGCACGTGGGCGATCCTCGTGCACGTCATCGCGGGCGGCCTCAACCTGATCACCGGCGGCCTGTTCGCCGGGCTCATCGGCGCGATCGTCGTCTACGTCGTCTTCAAGGACCGCGGTCCGTTCATCCGGCAGCACGCGACGACGACGCTCAACTTCCAGATCACCCTCGTGATCGCCGAGATCATCGGGCTCATCCTCACTCTCGCGATCATCGGGTTCTTCCTGCTCGCGGCGATCTGGATCGTGAACATCATCTTCAGCATCCTGGGCGCACTCGCGGCCAACCGGGGCGAGCCGTACTACTACCCGCTCGCGATCAGGTTTTTCAAGTAA
- a CDS encoding 16S rRNA (uracil(1498)-N(3))-methyltransferase, translating to MANFYLLEELADAPVGGLVEVTGAEAKHIAAVARTRAGERLLVGNGRGLVIEGTAEQVTPAAVSVRVEQVRRADAASPRVLLAQALAKGDRDELAVQAATELGVDGVIPWQAERSVSRWSGPKLEKGRDRWAAIVREAAKQSMRPWLPEVAALASTKDLVGLAATHRVLVLEPSARHPLASVVPDARELVLVVGPEGGIAPAELAALETAGAESVRLGDTVLRTSTAGPAAIAVLNAALGRW from the coding sequence GTGGCGAACTTCTACCTGCTCGAAGAGCTCGCCGATGCGCCCGTCGGCGGCCTCGTCGAGGTGACCGGCGCCGAGGCGAAGCACATCGCCGCGGTCGCGCGCACCCGAGCGGGCGAGCGACTGCTGGTCGGCAACGGCCGCGGCCTGGTCATCGAGGGCACGGCAGAGCAGGTCACGCCGGCTGCGGTCTCGGTGCGGGTCGAGCAGGTGAGGCGAGCGGATGCCGCGAGCCCGCGCGTCCTGCTCGCACAGGCGCTCGCGAAGGGCGATCGCGACGAGCTCGCCGTTCAGGCGGCGACCGAGCTCGGCGTCGACGGGGTGATCCCGTGGCAGGCAGAGCGCTCGGTGTCGCGCTGGTCGGGCCCGAAGCTCGAGAAGGGGCGCGACCGCTGGGCCGCGATCGTCCGCGAGGCGGCGAAGCAGTCGATGCGGCCCTGGCTGCCCGAGGTCGCGGCGCTCGCGTCGACGAAGGACCTCGTCGGGCTCGCCGCGACCCACCGCGTGCTGGTGCTCGAGCCATCGGCGCGGCATCCGCTCGCCTCTGTCGTGCCTGACGCGCGCGAGCTGGTCCTCGTCGTCGGCCCTGAGGGCGGCATCGCCCCCGCCGAGCTGGCGGCGCTCGAAACCGCCGGCGCCGAATCCGTGCGCCTCGGCGACACCGTGCTGCGCACCTCGACGGCGGGCCCTGCTGCCATCGCCGTGCTCAACGCGGCCCTCGGCCGCTGGTGA
- a CDS encoding pyridoxal phosphate-dependent aminotransferase: protein MPELARHIASVPASGIRRVFEAAHHLPDVIMLAIGEPDAEPAPHIAAAAMRAWADGFTDYTPNGGVLEFREAVVDKLSRVNGIDVGVDQVWSTIGATQALYQAQGLVLDPADEILVPDPGYTTFTMAARMHSAVPVRYGLKAESGFLPQIADLEALVTPRTRALLVNSPSNPLGVVFPEQTLRDVLAFAARHDLWVISDEVYEYFAHGAPHVSIASLDRDDRVLSVFSLSKTYAMTGIRAGYLVTPPGFGDELRRVQEGSISCINAPAQYAAVAALTGPQDAVTDAAAHYRDNVARATALLRERGIRHYEPQGAFYLWIDVSHASGGDVQAWAERFVTEQRVAVAPGSAFGPSGEGWIRVCAASPTSDLLEGLSRLPSVV, encoded by the coding sequence ATGCCAGAGCTCGCGCGCCACATCGCCTCGGTCCCCGCCTCAGGAATCCGCCGCGTCTTCGAGGCCGCGCATCACCTGCCCGATGTGATCATGCTCGCGATCGGCGAGCCCGACGCCGAGCCCGCGCCGCACATCGCGGCGGCGGCCATGCGCGCCTGGGCGGACGGGTTCACCGACTACACGCCGAACGGCGGCGTCCTCGAGTTCCGCGAGGCGGTCGTCGACAAGCTCTCGCGGGTCAACGGCATCGATGTCGGCGTCGATCAGGTCTGGAGCACGATCGGCGCCACCCAGGCGCTCTACCAGGCGCAGGGTCTCGTGCTCGACCCGGCCGACGAGATCCTGGTGCCGGACCCCGGCTACACGACGTTCACGATGGCTGCGCGCATGCACAGCGCGGTCCCGGTGCGCTACGGCTTGAAGGCAGAGAGCGGATTCCTGCCGCAGATCGCCGACCTCGAGGCGCTCGTCACCCCGCGGACCCGGGCGCTGCTCGTCAACTCGCCGTCGAACCCGCTCGGCGTGGTCTTTCCAGAGCAGACCCTGCGCGACGTGCTCGCGTTCGCCGCGCGGCACGACCTCTGGGTCATCAGTGACGAGGTCTACGAGTACTTCGCGCACGGCGCGCCGCACGTCTCGATCGCAAGCCTCGACCGGGACGACCGGGTGCTGTCGGTGTTCTCGCTGTCGAAGACGTACGCCATGACCGGCATCCGCGCCGGCTATCTCGTCACCCCACCGGGCTTCGGCGACGAGCTGCGGCGTGTGCAGGAAGGGTCGATCAGCTGCATCAACGCGCCGGCGCAGTATGCGGCCGTCGCGGCGCTGACCGGCCCGCAGGATGCCGTGACCGATGCCGCCGCGCACTACCGCGACAATGTGGCGCGGGCGACAGCGCTGCTGCGCGAGCGCGGCATCCGCCACTACGAGCCGCAGGGCGCCTTCTATCTCTGGATCGATGTGTCGCACGCCTCCGGCGGCGACGTGCAGGCCTGGGCCGAGCGCTTCGTCACCGAGCAGCGTGTGGCCGTCGCGCCCGGCAGCGCCTTCGGCCCGTCGGGTGAGGGCTGGATCCGCGTGTGCGCCGCGAGCCCTACTTCCGACCTGCTCGAGGGGCTGAGCCGCCTTCCATCCGTGGTCTGA
- the ybeY gene encoding rRNA maturation RNase YbeY, translated as MTIEVNNESTIAVDEAALQRLAAYALDAMHVSPEAELAILLVDEAAMEQLHVQWMDEPGPTDVLSFPMDELRPGTEDQPSPPGLLGDVVLCPQVAQTQADNAGHGVQEELQLLTAHGILHLLGFDHADPAEEREMFGIQRDILVGFALQERRR; from the coding sequence ATGACCATCGAGGTAAACAACGAGTCCACGATCGCGGTCGACGAGGCCGCCCTGCAGCGGCTGGCCGCCTATGCGCTCGACGCCATGCATGTGAGCCCGGAGGCCGAGCTCGCGATCCTGCTGGTCGACGAGGCCGCCATGGAGCAGCTGCACGTGCAGTGGATGGACGAGCCGGGCCCGACGGATGTGCTGAGCTTCCCGATGGACGAGCTGCGCCCAGGCACCGAGGACCAGCCGAGCCCCCCAGGCCTGCTCGGCGACGTCGTGCTCTGCCCGCAGGTCGCGCAGACACAGGCTGACAACGCGGGCCACGGCGTGCAGGAGGAGCTGCAGCTGCTGACCGCCCACGGCATCCTGCACCTGCTCGGCTTCGACCACGCGGATCCCGCTGAGGAGCGCGAGATGTTCGGGATCCAGCGCGACATCCTCGTGGGGTTCGCCCTGCAGGAACGGCGCCGGTAG
- the rpsT gene encoding 30S ribosomal protein S20 translates to MANIKSQLKRIKTNRKAEERNKAIKSELKTAVRATRTAVAAGDADKAAAALKTASKKLDKAVSKGVIHKNQAANRKSGLAKLVATL, encoded by the coding sequence GTGGCAAACATCAAGTCGCAGCTCAAGCGCATCAAGACCAACCGCAAGGCCGAAGAGCGCAACAAGGCCATCAAGAGCGAGCTCAAGACCGCCGTTCGCGCGACCCGCACCGCCGTCGCCGCCGGCGACGCCGACAAGGCGGCTGCCGCGCTCAAGACCGCGTCGAAGAAGCTCGACAAGGCCGTGAGCAAGGGCGTCATCCACAAGAACCAGGCCGCGAACCGCAAGTCGGGCCTGGCCAAGCTGGTCGCCACCCTGTAA
- the hemW gene encoding radical SAM family heme chaperone HemW: MPPSALPLGDPAPADGLLPAQASVGAHARDFGVYLHVPFCRVRCGYCDFNTYTASELRGVRQTDYADQAIAEVELAARVLEGSGLPARPAATVFFGGGTPTLLPPGDLGRMLAAVRDTWGLALDAEVTTEANPDSVDAAALQSLAAAGFTRVSFGMQSAVPSVLATLERTHDPERVPLVVEWARDAGLDVSLDLIYGTPGETIDDWRRSLDAALATQPDHLSAYALIVEEGTKLARQIRRGEVAEPDDDLTADMYETADATFAAAGYGWYEVSNWAKGPQHRSRHNLGYWRGADWWGIGPGAHSHIGGVRWWNVKHPAAYAQRVLAGESPAAGRETLDDETRRVEDVLLKVRIVEGLPAAELDADARHEIAGLIAEGLIDGAAAISGSIRLTLRGRLLADAVVRRLT; the protein is encoded by the coding sequence ATGCCGCCTAGCGCCCTTCCCCTCGGCGACCCGGCCCCTGCCGACGGCCTGCTTCCCGCGCAGGCCTCCGTCGGCGCGCACGCGCGCGACTTCGGCGTCTACCTGCACGTGCCGTTCTGCCGCGTGCGGTGCGGCTACTGCGATTTCAACACGTACACCGCGAGCGAGCTGCGCGGCGTGAGGCAGACGGATTACGCGGACCAGGCGATCGCCGAGGTCGAACTCGCCGCCCGGGTGCTCGAGGGCTCCGGCCTTCCGGCGCGCCCCGCTGCGACGGTGTTCTTCGGCGGCGGAACACCGACCCTGCTGCCCCCCGGCGATCTCGGCCGCATGCTCGCCGCCGTGCGCGACACCTGGGGTCTCGCGCTTGACGCCGAGGTGACGACCGAAGCGAACCCCGACTCGGTCGACGCGGCCGCACTCCAATCCCTCGCCGCAGCGGGCTTCACCCGCGTGAGCTTCGGCATGCAGTCCGCCGTGCCCAGCGTGCTCGCGACCCTCGAGCGCACGCACGACCCCGAGCGTGTTCCTCTCGTCGTCGAGTGGGCGCGCGACGCAGGCCTCGACGTCAGCCTCGATCTGATCTACGGCACGCCGGGGGAGACCATCGACGACTGGCGCCGTTCGCTCGACGCCGCCCTGGCGACGCAGCCCGATCACCTCAGCGCCTACGCGCTGATCGTGGAGGAGGGCACCAAGCTCGCCCGGCAGATCCGCCGCGGCGAGGTGGCGGAGCCGGACGACGACCTGACGGCCGACATGTACGAGACCGCCGATGCCACGTTCGCCGCCGCCGGCTACGGCTGGTACGAGGTGTCGAACTGGGCGAAGGGGCCGCAGCACCGTTCGCGGCACAACCTCGGCTACTGGCGCGGCGCCGACTGGTGGGGCATCGGCCCCGGCGCGCACAGCCACATCGGCGGGGTGCGCTGGTGGAACGTCAAGCACCCCGCGGCGTACGCGCAGCGCGTGCTCGCGGGGGAGTCGCCCGCGGCCGGCCGCGAGACCCTCGACGACGAGACGCGTCGCGTCGAGGACGTGCTGCTCAAGGTCCGCATCGTCGAGGGGCTGCCCGCCGCCGAGCTCGACGCCGACGCACGGCACGAGATCGCCGGGCTCATCGCCGAGGGGCTGATCGACGGCGCGGCCGCGATCAGCGGAAGCATCCGCCTCACCCTGCGCGGCCGCCTGCTCGCCGACGCGGTCGTGCGCCGGCTTACTTGA